A window of the Anthonomus grandis grandis chromosome 9, icAntGran1.3, whole genome shotgun sequence genome harbors these coding sequences:
- the LOC126740613 gene encoding actin-binding Rho-activating protein-like, translated as MSACVNERRDSPLKNRVALFNTFADNHTKKQAVNPFSNDKCVSNLPKPKISKEDYGRPAKGSLSEQRSFKATIQVCKEMLQLCEVINQCGEPLFEPHEKQDDPRKVISFGNLFTIYTGISDKVVGMLIRARKHKLVDFEGECLFQRRDDHVPIILLKSYKDIERILMEKIEQAASQLRESIALYGELDTGNYI; from the exons GACTCCCCCCTTAAGAACCGAGTTGCTTTGTTCAACACCTTCGCCGATAATCATACAAAGAAACAAGCGGTCAATCCGTTTTCTAATGATAAATGCGTGTCCAACTTGCCCAAGCCGAAGATTTCCAAGGAAGACTATGGGAG GCCAGCAAAGGGTTCTTTATCAGAGCAAAGGTCTTTTAAGGCAACTATCCAGGTGTGCAAGGAGATGCTGCAGCTGTGCGAAGTGATTAATCAGTGTGGTGAGCCCCTGTTTGAGCCCCACGAGAAGCAAGATGATCCTCGGAAAGTTATCAGTTTTGGAAACCTTTTCACC ATTTACACAGGCATCTCTGATAAGGTGGTTGGCATGCTTATTAGAGCAAGGAAACATAAGTTGGTTGATTTTGAAGGTGAATGCCTTTTTCAG AGACGGGATGACCACGTGCCAATCATCCTCCTGAAATCTTACAAAGACATCGAGAGAATCCTAATGGAGAAAATCGAGCAAGCAGCCTCACAACTGAGAGAAAGCATAGCCTTGTATGGAGAACTGGACACTggcaattatatttaa